In Aptenodytes patagonicus chromosome 6, bAptPat1.pri.cur, whole genome shotgun sequence, one genomic interval encodes:
- the WNT6 gene encoding protein Wnt-6 isoform X2: MLPSSRTQLGLFFILLCPANIIGLWWAVGSPLVMDPNSICRKTKRLAGKQAELCQLEPEIVQEVAKGTKLGVRECQYQFRFRRWNCTSHSKYFGKILQQDIRETAFVYAITAAGVSHAITQACSMGELLQCGCELTRSRAPPSPTVGPGMEGTAWEWGGCGDDVQFGYEKSQQFMDAKSKKGKNDIRALIDLHNNEAGRLAVRSYMRTECKCHGLSGSCTLRTCWRKMPHFREVGDRLLERFNGAFKVMGGNDGKTLIPVGDNIKPPDKQDLIYSADSPDFCSANRKTGSLGTRGRICNSTAMDTSGCDLLCCGRGHRDETVVLEENCLCRFHWCCVVQCRKCSVRQELSLCI, from the exons ATGCTGCCTTCCTCCCGGACCCAGCTGGggctcttcttcatcctcctctgccCCGCCAACATCATCGGGCTCTGGTG GGCAGTGGGGAGCCCCCTGGTCATGGACCCCAACAGCATCTGCCGCAAGACGAAGCGGCTGGCAGGGAAGCAGGCGGAACTGTGCCAGCTGGAGCCAGAGATCGTGCAGGAGGTGGCCAAGGGCACCAAGCTGGGCGTCCGGGAGTGCCAGTACCAATTCCGCTTCCGCCGCTGGAACTGCACCAGCCACAGCAAGTACTTCGGCAAGATCCTGCAGCAGG ATATCCGGGAGACAGCCTTCGTGTACGCCATCACGGCGGCCGGGGTGAGCCACGCCATCACGCAGGCCTGCAGCATGGGCGAGCTGCTGCAGTGCGGCTGCGAGCTGACGCGGAGCCGGGCTCCCCCCTCGCCCACGGTGGGTCCGGGCATGGAGGGCACGGCCTGGGAgtgggggggctgcggggacgacGTGCAGTTCGGCTACGAGAAATCCCAGCAGTTCATGGATGCCAAGAGCAAGAAAGGCAAAAATGACATCCGAGCTCTTATCGACCTGCACAACAACGAAGCTGGGCGCTTG GCGGTGCGCAGCTACATGAGGACAGAGTGCAAATGCCATGGGCTGTCGGGCTCCTGCACCCTGCGGACCTGCTGGAGGAAGATGCCCCATTTCCGCGAGGTGGGGGACCGCCTGCTCGAGCGCTTCAATGGGGCTTTCAAGGTGATGGGAGGCAATGATGGGAAAACCCTCATCCCTGTGGGCGACAACATCAAGCCTCCCGACAAGCAGGACCTCATCTACTCGGCCGACTCACCTGATTTCTGCTCTGCTAACCGTAAGACGGGCTCGCTGGGCACCCGGGGCCGCATCTGCAACAGCACAGCCATGGACACGAGCGGGTGCGACCTGCTGTGCTGCGGGCGAGGGCACCGGGACGAGACAGTGGTGCTGGAGGAGAACTGCCTTTGCCGCTTCCACTGGTGCTGCGTGGTGCAGTGCCGCAAGTGCTCCGTCCGTCAGGAGCTCAGCCTCTGCATCTGA
- the WNT6 gene encoding protein Wnt-6 isoform X1 produces the protein MLSQPRPSSSFSGAASAPRSSRPEVPAQPSPSPAQPRRPRCPPAPARRREAAGTHTPGPRPDPRGGGEPGCPAPRGGRGGGSALPLALAGCCLPPGPSWGSSSSSSAPPTSSGSGVGSPLVMDPNSICRKTKRLAGKQAELCQLEPEIVQEVAKGTKLGVRECQYQFRFRRWNCTSHSKYFGKILQQDIRETAFVYAITAAGVSHAITQACSMGELLQCGCELTRSRAPPSPTVGPGMEGTAWEWGGCGDDVQFGYEKSQQFMDAKSKKGKNDIRALIDLHNNEAGRLAVRSYMRTECKCHGLSGSCTLRTCWRKMPHFREVGDRLLERFNGAFKVMGGNDGKTLIPVGDNIKPPDKQDLIYSADSPDFCSANRKTGSLGTRGRICNSTAMDTSGCDLLCCGRGHRDETVVLEENCLCRFHWCCVVQCRKCSVRQELSLCI, from the exons ATGCTTTCGCAGCcccgtccctcctcctccttctccggAGCAGCCTCCGCGCCGCGCTCCAGCCGCCCGGAGgtgcctgcccagcccagccccagcccagcccagccccgccggccgcggtgcccgcccgccccggcccggcggaggGAGGCAGCGGGCACCCACACGCCGGGGCCCCGGCCGGACCCTCGGGGCGGCGGCGAGCCCGgctgcccggctccccgcgggggGCGCGGAGGGGGCTCGGCGCTCCCCCTAGCCCTGGCAGGATGCTGCCTTCCTCCCGGACCCAGCTGGggctcttcttcatcctcctctgccCCGCCAACATCATCGGGCTCTGGTG TGGGGAGCCCCCTGGTCATGGACCCCAACAGCATCTGCCGCAAGACGAAGCGGCTGGCAGGGAAGCAGGCGGAACTGTGCCAGCTGGAGCCAGAGATCGTGCAGGAGGTGGCCAAGGGCACCAAGCTGGGCGTCCGGGAGTGCCAGTACCAATTCCGCTTCCGCCGCTGGAACTGCACCAGCCACAGCAAGTACTTCGGCAAGATCCTGCAGCAGG ATATCCGGGAGACAGCCTTCGTGTACGCCATCACGGCGGCCGGGGTGAGCCACGCCATCACGCAGGCCTGCAGCATGGGCGAGCTGCTGCAGTGCGGCTGCGAGCTGACGCGGAGCCGGGCTCCCCCCTCGCCCACGGTGGGTCCGGGCATGGAGGGCACGGCCTGGGAgtgggggggctgcggggacgacGTGCAGTTCGGCTACGAGAAATCCCAGCAGTTCATGGATGCCAAGAGCAAGAAAGGCAAAAATGACATCCGAGCTCTTATCGACCTGCACAACAACGAAGCTGGGCGCTTG GCGGTGCGCAGCTACATGAGGACAGAGTGCAAATGCCATGGGCTGTCGGGCTCCTGCACCCTGCGGACCTGCTGGAGGAAGATGCCCCATTTCCGCGAGGTGGGGGACCGCCTGCTCGAGCGCTTCAATGGGGCTTTCAAGGTGATGGGAGGCAATGATGGGAAAACCCTCATCCCTGTGGGCGACAACATCAAGCCTCCCGACAAGCAGGACCTCATCTACTCGGCCGACTCACCTGATTTCTGCTCTGCTAACCGTAAGACGGGCTCGCTGGGCACCCGGGGCCGCATCTGCAACAGCACAGCCATGGACACGAGCGGGTGCGACCTGCTGTGCTGCGGGCGAGGGCACCGGGACGAGACAGTGGTGCTGGAGGAGAACTGCCTTTGCCGCTTCCACTGGTGCTGCGTGGTGCAGTGCCGCAAGTGCTCCGTCCGTCAGGAGCTCAGCCTCTGCATCTGA